In the Pirellulales bacterium genome, one interval contains:
- a CDS encoding toll/interleukin-1 receptor domain-containing protein, which translates to MTTQPDASFDVFLSYRKPDVELARAVYRRLVDAGLTVWFDEQRLETGDHWYREIDRHCQASRAVVPVLTPRWQQSQWTRFEAYGAAVVVPVLVEGEFQDVAPPPLR; encoded by the coding sequence ATGACCACCCAGCCGGACGCGTCGTTCGACGTGTTTTTGAGCTATCGCAAGCCGGACGTCGAGCTGGCCCGGGCCGTCTATCGGCGGCTGGTCGACGCCGGGCTCACGGTCTGGTTCGACGAGCAGCGGCTCGAAACGGGCGATCACTGGTATCGCGAGATCGACCGCCACTGCCAGGCCAGCCGCGCGGTCGTGCCGGTGCTCACGCCGCGCTGGCAGCAGTCGCAGTGGACGCGGTTCGAGGCCTACGGCGCCGCCGTCGTCGTGCCGGTGCTCGTCGAGGGCGAGTTTCAGGACGTGGCGCCGCCGCCCTTGCGCA